From Paenibacillus sp. PvR098:
CGTCTGCAGTAGCCCTTGGCGGAATTGCTCAGCGAACAGCTCTACGAGCCTTGCTCCCGCTTCTTCCGGGCGCAAGTTCTCATGAAGCACTTTCTGACCGCAAAAGGAGCTAAACTGGTAGTTCAGTTCACCTTTTAGCTCCACCGGCTTGACCGTTACCTTCGTGCATCCGTTCCCGCTCGGGTCGCGGCGTCGCACTTGGCTGAGCGTCGCTTGAATTAGCGAGCGTTCGCTCAGTAATCGTTTGATTAGTTCAAATAACTCATCCTCTTGCATGATTAAGTCACAATCCTCGTCCGTTTATTTATTAAAAGTGGGTATGAGGCGAACAATTTTATCGTCGTCGTCCTTCGGGGTCCCGCGGCCGTCACGGTTATTGGTCAAGATATAGATTGAACCGTCCGGTGCTTCCGTCACCGTGCGGATGCGCCCAAGCTCCCCTTGAAGCAGCCCTTCCGACGAATGTACGCCCTTGCCATCCTCCGTCAGAACCACATGCAGCACTTGCGTGCCGCGAAGATTCGCCGTGAGCAAATGGTTTGTCCAAGGCCCTTGGCTGATGAACGTCATGCCGGAGGGCGCCCAGGTAACATTACTGCTGTGCAGAATCGGCTTGGTGAGCTTCCCGGGACCTGCTTTGTCCGTATCCTCCGGCTTCGCCTCGGTTTCATCGCCTTGAATCAACGGCCATCCGTAGTTGGCCCCCGGCTCAATCCGGTTGATCTCATCGTGCGCGGATTGTCCGTGCTCTGAGCTGTACAGCTGCCCCGTAACCGGATGCCAAGCCAAACCCTGCGGGTTGCGATGACCCAAGCTGTACACCGGCGAATTCGGGAATGGGTTGTCCGCCGGAATGGAGCCATCCGGGTTGATGCGAAGGATTTTTCCAGCAAGTACGTCATTATCCTGAGCCATGGAAGGACTCGCTGCATCTCCGTTCGTCACATACAGCATTCCGTCCGGACCAAATTTAACTCGCCCGCCATCATGAATCCGGTTGCCGGGCAGTCCATCCAGCAGTACCTTATCAAGAGTCGCTTTGCCGCCGCTTTCCTTAATCCGAACGACCCGATTCAGCGGCTGATTTCCTTGCATATACGTCTGATAGACATACAAATAATGGTTGTCGTTAAACTTCGGATCCAGAGCAAGTCCGAGCAGCCCGGCTTCTCCTTGGTTGTATAGCTTGTCTTCAAAACGGAACACCGGCTCGGCGACAAGCTTTCCCTTCTCAATCAGCCGCAGATCACCACCTCGCTCGGTAAAGAAGATGCGCCCATCCGGCGCGAAATCAATCTCCCAGGGAATATCCAACCCGATGGCGACGACTTCCTGCTTATACGGAATCGATGAAGGCGCTGAATCGTTTGGAGCAGCAGGGCTTTCGTTCCCTGACGATGGCGCGGTTTGTTTAGCCGCCTCACAGCCGCTAAGCGCGAGCATGAAGGCCAAGCCTATTAAAATAACCGAATTTCGTCCGAACTTATGCATTCCCATTCCTCCCATCCCTTTTGTTTCCATTATACCCAAACGAAACGTAAAAAAGCGAACCCGTCTGTCTTACAGAAGGTTCGCTTTACGTTCGCATTGCTTTACTGCCTTATTTGCCCAAGAACGATTCCAGCATCCACGTATGCTTCTCCAGCGAGCTGTGAATAGCGAGCAGCATATCGCCTGTCGTTTCGTCATCTGCCGCCTCGGCAATCGCCATTCCTTCCTTCAGCTCCGCAGCCAGCGTGCCGAAGTCATTCGCGATAGCACGCACCATCTGCTCCGCATTCTCGCTGCCCGATGCCTCATGAATCGTTGCCAGATTCAAAATTTCACGCATCGTAGCTACCGGCTGGCCCTTGAGCGCAAGCAGACGCTCGGCCAGATTATCCACATGCAGTGCGGCTTCGTTATACAGCTCCTCAAACTTTAAGTGCAGCGTGAAAAATTGAGGTCCTTTAACGTTCCAGTGGTAGTTGTGCAACTTGATAAACAGCAAGCTCCAGTTGGCGATTTGCGTGTTAATTACTTCGTTTAAGTTTTTGGACATATGGTGTTCCTCCTCAAATGAATTCAATTTCGCAAGTATTGGGCCTACTCACGACGAGTGCTTCGTATTATCTTGTGCGGAATACCGCCCGTTCATGTAGCAGGCTCAGTATACGCTTATAACGATTCGTAGCCTTGCTTACATAGGCGGTCAAGATCCGTCTTCCGTTCAATAACGGATTACGTGATAGTTCCTCATTATTTATCAATTTCGCTGAGAAACCTTCATTTCCTGCCAAATAAATGAAAAACTATATGTATTTTAGCTGTAGTTTGAAATCCGTTCCTTTAGTTGTTCCGCCAAGGTTTTTGTCCCGACGGGCAGTTCATGTTCCGGCACGCTGGACTATGAGCTGTCTTTTTTCCACTTCCGATACCCAACCCGGACGGTATTCAAGAGAAACTCCGGGATCGGCAGTCGATGGAGCATAGGTATGTAAAATATATCATACGCTCTTTTCAAATCATTCCACATGTAACAAGGCTCGGGATTCAAAAAATCTGAGACATCCACTACAATACCTCGGCCATCTTTCATCATGACATTCTTGCCGTGAACATCGTGCGGATGGAGTCCCTTTCGCACGGCATACGCCAAAGCTTCGTCGATGTCTTCAATCACCTGCCGCGGAATCGGGATGCCTCGGCGGACGCAATCGTATAGCGTAACGCCGGTCAGTCGACGAAGCACCAGGTAGACATTCCCCACGTGAAGGCATTCGGAGAAAGCAGGATGTTTTCCAAGACGCCTATACACCTCGGCTTCTTCTTCAAGGCCTTCACGGCCCGGCGCATACACCTTCACTACGCGGTCCGGAAAAGAAGGGTGCGCAAATACACCGGCATAATTCCCAGATCCCACCAGTCGCCACGGCTTCGGGTTTCTGTGCACGATGACCGGATTATGCGGTTGTTCACTGAAAATTTTCAGACCGGGCAGAAGCTCCGTTTCGATGAGTTCGACACATCGCTGCAGCTCCAGGGAAGCTTCTTCCTCTTCCGAATGTTTCGCTAAATTATCCGCCATAGAAGAATGTTGGTCTTCCTTTCACTCCAGGTTTTATGCGAAACAACCCTCCGGCGTAAGGTTGTTCGGCCAGTTGTTCCTCCGTGAGTCCCGTACGCGCCGTTGTGATGTACAACTCATCATAATGCTCGCCTCCGAATGTGCAGGAGGTGACCCTTGCGGCAGGTAAACGGACGAAACCGATCTTCTCCCCGGTCTGCGGATTCCATCGGGAGACCTGCCATCCCTCCCAATGCGCTACCCACAGCATGCCTTCCTCATCAACCGTCATCCCGTCGGGATAGCCTTGGTCTTCCGGAATCCTAACCACCGTGCGGCAGTTTGAGATAGCGCCGGAAGCGGAAGAATAATCGTAAGCGACAACGCGCTTCGTCGGAGTATCAATATAATACATGGTTCGACCGTCCGTACTCCATCCTAGCCCATTGGATATCGTGACGCCTTCTACCACTTTCCGGAGGGTGCCGTTGGTTTCCAAACAGTACAACGCTCCAGTCGGCTCCTCATCCTGCATATTCATCGTTCCCACCCAGAACCGCCCAGCCTCGTCGCATTTGCCATCGTTGAACCGGTTACTTTCCACGCCTTCCTCGGGTTCGATTAATTTGGTCAGACGTTCCGTCTTCAAGTCCAGCGTGTGTAAGCCGTGCTCCAGCGCTAGAATCAGCCCGCCCCCCGCTCGTGGTACTGCCGTGCCCACCATTTGATCCAGCTGAATGGTTCGGTTTGAGCCTGCAGCCGGGTTATAGTAATGGACCCGCTTCCCTTCAATATCGACCCATAGGAGTAAGCCGCTGCGATGGTCCCATGAAGGGCCTTCGCCGAGCGTTGCCTTCCCGTCCCATACTAGCTCTGCCGTGTGCTGTATTTGTTCCATGGCCAACGCCTCCTTGTATGATCGTGCCGCGGAAACATACCATTTACTCCCATTGTAGCACAGAATCATCCGGAAAAGCGACGAAGCAAGCCATCCCTGCTGAGCTTACCCAGGCCATCTTGTGGAGAACGAAATCATGGCTGCACGCGGTCTTGATCTTGTTTAACCACAAACTGGACCAGCGTATCTGCCCCAATATAAGAAAAAGCCGGGCTTATCCCCGGCTTCGCCATATTATTCTTCCATCGGCTTCAAACTGTGCAAATCTGCTTCATCCTCGGACAACATATCGGCGGCCAGCTGCACCGGCTCCTGATTGTGGCTCAACGACGCTTGTTCGATCGACCGGTGCGCCCTCTCTACGGCCGCTTCGGCCTGCTCGATCATCTGCTCGGACGGATGAGACTCGGCCTGCTTAACGGCATTGTGCGCCTTCTCCACCGAGTTTTGCGCTTGTGAAATCGGATTTTGCGACTGCAAGCTGGAATCGTAACGTGACATTCGCGGAATCCTCCTTTCCCCTCAGTTCACCTGCAACCGAAAAGTAAGCAACGGTCACAACGGATCGCTGTTAATGTGGGAAGAAACGGGGAATTTTATGCGAACAAAGAACTTGCTTCACTCCTTCCAAATTACTTGGAAGTTACCCCTGGGTTCAGCCCTTCGGACTCAATACGAAGGGTCTTGGGATTTGCCTCCATATGGATGATACGGCTCACCACATAGCTCGCGTCCTCTCCCACGCCGCCGATCAGTGCCGACCCCCGCGTGTGCTGCCAAGGAAGCCCTAGAAAGCAAAGTCCCGTAACCGGACTGACGCCCCGATCATGGAGAGGTCGGCCGCTGCTATCTAATGCTCCTGGTATCGCAAGCCAACTGTAATCGGATGAAAACCCTGTTGCCCAAACGACATTAGATACACGAACATCGGTGTGATCCGCAAAACAGATGGAATCACCGCTGATGCCGACCGTTCTCGGCTTTGTGGTTACGCTGCCCTTTCTCACGAGCTTCCGCAGCTCCATACCGAAAACCGGGTCTTTTTGCCTGCGGAACCAAGAGCCAATGACCGTTCGCCGATGCGCCTGCAGCATGCCCAGCTTTTTCAACCACCCGAAGATGCTGCGTCCCGCAAACTGCAGGGGAAGGAACTTGATCCGGTGACCTACGGACAAATAAACATCTCGGCTGTCCGCCAATTCAACTGCAATTTGCGCACCCGAATTCCCGGCTCCCACGATCAGCACAGGCCCTTTGCGAAGTTGTGCGGGGTTAGTGTAAGCCGAAGTATGCAGTTGAATGATATCCGTAGGCAGCTTCTCGGCAAATGCCGGAATGATCGGCTTCTGAAAAGGTCCCGTCGATACGATCACCGACTTGGTCGAGAAGAGGCCTCGATTCGTCTGGACCGTGTAACGATCCCCCGTCTTTTTAAGTTCTTGCACCTGCATCGTAAGTAGGACCGGAAGCAAAAAAGCATTGGCATAAGCCTGCAAATAATCGGCAATTTCATCTTTGGTCGGATATCCGTTGGGGTCCCCTTGCAGAGGCAGCCCCGGCAGCGAGCTGTACCAGCGCGGGGTGAACAGCGTAAGCGAATCATACCGGCTTCTCCAAGAGCCTCCGATTTCATCTCCTTGTTCCAAACAGACAAAGGAAAGACCTTGTTTCTTTAAGTAATACGCTGCGGCGAGTCCAGCTTGACCCGCCCCGATCACAATGACATCAAATTCGCTGCTCATTCCCGCTCACTTCCCCTTGTCTATACTTTCATCTCCTCATGGTTAATCCCGGAAGCTTCCACTTGTATCGTCGCATGATGAATTTTAAATTTGCTTTCAATGAGGTGTATGGCGTTTTGTAAAATGTGCTGGCTGTCCAGCCCGTCCTCAATCCGTAGATGGCAGCTCAGCGAATCCAGCCCAGAGGTGATGGTCCAAATGTGCAGGTCGTGCACGTCGATTACACCCTCAATGCTCTCTAAGGCCTTCTGGACCTCCAGCGAATTGAGACGAACAGGAGCACCCTCCATCAGAATATGGATCGCATGCCGAATGACACCCCAAGCGCTCTTCAATATCAGCAGCGCCACCAATACGCTGATGATGGGGTCGGCTATGTACCAGCCGAACAACAGCATGACCAGTCCGGCGGCCATGGCGCCTACGGAGCCCAAAGCATCTCCGATGACGTGCAGGTACGCGCTTCGCAGATTGACGTTGTTGTGAACGTCGCCCTTGCGCATCAGGGCCCAGGCACTCAGCAAGTTGGCGATCAAGCCCACAGAGGCGATCAGCATCATCGATCCGCTGGCTACTTCAGGAGGAGCGAAGAATCGGCCATACGCCTCTTGTATAATAAAGCCGGCAATCACGAACAAGGTGACACCATTGAACAGCGCCGCAAGAATTTCAAACCGGTAAAATCCATAGGTTTTGCCGGAGGTGGCCGGCCGCGCTGCAAAGCTGATCGCGATCAGGCTGAGAAGCAGCGAGCCTGCATCGCTCAGCATATGCCCGGCGTCAGAGAGCAGTGCGAGGCTTCCCGTCACCAGTCCCCCGAAAAACTCGAGCAGCATAATGCTCGCAGTGATGCTCAAGGCAATGGTTAGCCCCTTCTTGTTGCCTTCCCGCGCAGGATCATGATGATGGTGATGACCGTGGTGGTCATGATGGTCGTGTTGGTGTCCATGGTGATGTTGATGACCGAATGATTGAGACAAGATGCATTCCCCCTGACTGCACAAATCTATATGTTCCGTTATTATATGCCGTGATCATTTATTTGTTTTACTCATATATGAGCAACTATTCATATGTTAATTATGGATCTGCCTGTTGAATTTGTCAATGCATGATTTCGCGCCTTGTAGAGAACCCTAGCGGCAGGCACGAAACCATCAAAACAAATCCAACTGCTGAGGAGCGAACGGCTTCGTCGGCTGACCGAGGAGCTTCATCATCTGGGACGCATTGTGAGCCGCATCTCCGCCTGAATTATTATTGAAGATAATACATAGCTCAGCCGTTTGCTCCTGCAGTTGCTCCACATGTTCTTTCCATTCCAGCAGCTCCGCCTCATTATATCGATACAAGTAACGTACCTCGCGCCAATTGGGGCTTCCCCCTTGGTTCCAGCCTTCCCTATTCCGGCCATGCATCCGCACAATCGTGAGTTTCGGATCGGTAGGATGCAGCACGATCGGAACCGATCCGATCCCCGCCTGCGGTTCGTCGCAGATACTGTGGATCCAGCCTCCTTGCTCCATGAACGCCAGCGTCTTCTCCTTCATTTCCTCGTGAAACCAGCTTTGATGACGGAATTCCAATGCGACGGGCAGGTCGCCCATCCGCTTTTTGGCTTCCCGAAGCTGCTCCACATGGATCCGTGTACAGTCAAACCATGGCGGGTACTGGAACAGCACCGCTTTCAGCTTTCCCGCTTCTTTCACAGGACGGATCGAATCGCAGAACGCTTCGAACATTGTCTTCGGATCAGAGAACGGGTTGGGCCCTCGAAGATGGCCGGTCATCCCTTGGTAGGCCTTAATGATGAATGAAAAATCAGACGGGGTATCGCTTACCCACCGTTCATAGTTGCTTTCCGGCTGCACGGCATAAAAGGAGCTGTCCACCTCCACAACGGTAAAATAACGGCTATACACCTTCATTTTATCTCGCGCCCCAACGCCCCGCTCGTAGAGCTCGTCATGATCGCCCCAGCCGGCAAGTCCAATTCGAATCATTAGCTCACCCCCATACCATTCATTTCCATTGTAGCTTGAGCCGGCCCCGGTCTCAAGTTTCCAAAGCATGAGAAACGCTTCGGACGCGCAAGTCCATTTCAACACTTTTGCACCCAATCGAAGCGTTTTCCGTATATTCCATGTAGAGGAGCTGATGGAATCATGCCAGCACATGAAGAACATAAAAATCATCATATACAAGAAACGGAAGATGAGCTTTCGGTTGCCTTACAGGAAATTAAACAATGGGAAACGGATCAGAAGGACTTGTGGTTCTGGGAGAAGCTGGGGCGGCTGCCGTTTCAGCTTCTTGACCGGCTGACGCCGAAGATAGTGCAGAAGAAGATCGGGGAAGCGATGGATGAAATCGGAACCTATATTCAAACCGGCGGAAGATATCTCGTATCGGAAAAAAGCGTGCTGGGGCGGCTCGAGGAGCATCGGAAGCACGCGGCAGGAGAGTCGGCTCCTATGGCCCGCGCATTGACGCTGGGCGACGTCTCAAACCTGCCGCTCGAGGCGATGGATCGGGCTGCAGACGAGCTCTCGAAGGGCAGCGCCAGGCTCGCCACCGCACAAGGCGCAACGACCGGGTTCGGCGGAATATTCACCCTGGCCGTGGATATTCCGGCAGTACTGGGATTGTCGCTCAAAGTACTTCAGGAGCTGGCCATCGTGTACGGCTACGATCCTAAAGAGAAAACAGAGCGCATCTTTATCATTAAATGCCTGCAGTTTGCCTCCTCGGACATCGTAGGTAAAAAAGCGGTGCTGGAGGAGCTCGCCGACTTTGGCAGCGAGCGCAGGCACAACGAAGCCATCTCGCAGCTGCAGGGATGGCGCGAAGTAGTCGCCGCTTACCGCGATAACTTCGGCTGGAAGAAACTGTTCCAGATGGTTCCGATCGCAGGCATGATTTTCGGTGCAGTATTGAACCGCGGAACGCTTCAGGATGTAGCCGAAGCGGGCAAAATGCTATATCGCAAAAGGCGCGTGCTGGAACGGCTGCGAAGCTTGGAAACACGCCAAAGCAATCCGTCCGCCGTTACGCTGCCTACCCAGCCGACTGTAGAATAGGCGGCGTGAGCTATCGCAGGCTTTCTCAGC
This genomic window contains:
- a CDS encoding DUF72 domain-containing protein, with translation MIRIGLAGWGDHDELYERGVGARDKMKVYSRYFTVVEVDSSFYAVQPESNYERWVSDTPSDFSFIIKAYQGMTGHLRGPNPFSDPKTMFEAFCDSIRPVKEAGKLKAVLFQYPPWFDCTRIHVEQLREAKKRMGDLPVALEFRHQSWFHEEMKEKTLAFMEQGGWIHSICDEPQAGIGSVPIVLHPTDPKLTIVRMHGRNREGWNQGGSPNWREVRYLYRYNEAELLEWKEHVEQLQEQTAELCIIFNNNSGGDAAHNASQMMKLLGQPTKPFAPQQLDLF
- a CDS encoding EcsC family protein, with translation MPAHEEHKNHHIQETEDELSVALQEIKQWETDQKDLWFWEKLGRLPFQLLDRLTPKIVQKKIGEAMDEIGTYIQTGGRYLVSEKSVLGRLEEHRKHAAGESAPMARALTLGDVSNLPLEAMDRAADELSKGSARLATAQGATTGFGGIFTLAVDIPAVLGLSLKVLQELAIVYGYDPKEKTERIFIIKCLQFASSDIVGKKAVLEELADFGSERRHNEAISQLQGWREVVAAYRDNFGWKKLFQMVPIAGMIFGAVLNRGTLQDVAEAGKMLYRKRRVLERLRSLETRQSNPSAVTLPTQPTVE
- a CDS encoding cation diffusion facilitator family transporter, coding for MSQSFGHQHHHGHQHDHHDHHGHHHHHDPAREGNKKGLTIALSITASIMLLEFFGGLVTGSLALLSDAGHMLSDAGSLLLSLIAISFAARPATSGKTYGFYRFEILAALFNGVTLFVIAGFIIQEAYGRFFAPPEVASGSMMLIASVGLIANLLSAWALMRKGDVHNNVNLRSAYLHVIGDALGSVGAMAAGLVMLLFGWYIADPIISVLVALLILKSAWGVIRHAIHILMEGAPVRLNSLEVQKALESIEGVIDVHDLHIWTITSGLDSLSCHLRIEDGLDSQHILQNAIHLIESKFKIHHATIQVEASGINHEEMKV
- a CDS encoding NAD(P)/FAD-dependent oxidoreductase; this encodes MSSEFDVIVIGAGQAGLAAAYYLKKQGLSFVCLEQGDEIGGSWRSRYDSLTLFTPRWYSSLPGLPLQGDPNGYPTKDEIADYLQAYANAFLLPVLLTMQVQELKKTGDRYTVQTNRGLFSTKSVIVSTGPFQKPIIPAFAEKLPTDIIQLHTSAYTNPAQLRKGPVLIVGAGNSGAQIAVELADSRDVYLSVGHRIKFLPLQFAGRSIFGWLKKLGMLQAHRRTVIGSWFRRQKDPVFGMELRKLVRKGSVTTKPRTVGISGDSICFADHTDVRVSNVVWATGFSSDYSWLAIPGALDSSGRPLHDRGVSPVTGLCFLGLPWQHTRGSALIGGVGEDASYVVSRIIHMEANPKTLRIESEGLNPGVTSK
- a CDS encoding serine/threonine protein kinase, translated to MADNLAKHSEEEEASLELQRCVELIETELLPGLKIFSEQPHNPVIVHRNPKPWRLVGSGNYAGVFAHPSFPDRVVKVYAPGREGLEEEAEVYRRLGKHPAFSECLHVGNVYLVLRRLTGVTLYDCVRRGIPIPRQVIEDIDEALAYAVRKGLHPHDVHGKNVMMKDGRGIVVDVSDFLNPEPCYMWNDLKRAYDIFYIPMLHRLPIPEFLLNTVRVGYRKWKKDSS
- a CDS encoding SMP-30/gluconolactonase/LRE family protein, with product MEQIQHTAELVWDGKATLGEGPSWDHRSGLLLWVDIEGKRVHYYNPAAGSNRTIQLDQMVGTAVPRAGGGLILALEHGLHTLDLKTERLTKLIEPEEGVESNRFNDGKCDEAGRFWVGTMNMQDEEPTGALYCLETNGTLRKVVEGVTISNGLGWSTDGRTMYYIDTPTKRVVAYDYSSASGAISNCRTVVRIPEDQGYPDGMTVDEEGMLWVAHWEGWQVSRWNPQTGEKIGFVRLPAARVTSCTFGGEHYDELYITTARTGLTEEQLAEQPYAGGLFRIKPGVKGRPTFFYGG
- a CDS encoding Dps family protein, whose protein sequence is MSKNLNEVINTQIANWSLLFIKLHNYHWNVKGPQFFTLHLKFEELYNEAALHVDNLAERLLALKGQPVATMREILNLATIHEASGSENAEQMVRAIANDFGTLAAELKEGMAIAEAADDETTGDMLLAIHSSLEKHTWMLESFLGK
- a CDS encoding PQQ-dependent sugar dehydrogenase encodes the protein MHKFGRNSVILIGLAFMLALSGCEAAKQTAPSSGNESPAAPNDSAPSSIPYKQEVVAIGLDIPWEIDFAPDGRIFFTERGGDLRLIEKGKLVAEPVFRFEDKLYNQGEAGLLGLALDPKFNDNHYLYVYQTYMQGNQPLNRVVRIKESGGKATLDKVLLDGLPGNRIHDGGRVKFGPDGMLYVTNGDAASPSMAQDNDVLAGKILRINPDGSIPADNPFPNSPVYSLGHRNPQGLAWHPVTGQLYSSEHGQSAHDEINRIEPGANYGWPLIQGDETEAKPEDTDKAGPGKLTKPILHSSNVTWAPSGMTFISQGPWTNHLLTANLRGTQVLHVVLTEDGKGVHSSEGLLQGELGRIRTVTEAPDGSIYILTNNRDGRGTPKDDDDKIVRLIPTFNK